The DNA region ACATGGAGGCGGAGACAGAAATAACCTTCTGCTGATCTGTCCAACATATAAAACCGGCGTCCCAAGCTGCTACTTCAACTGTGTGACTCTGAAACAGAGATCATATCAAAAAGAGCCGCCACCTGCCTGAGAAACGCAAGGCACACCTCTTACTGAATATCGGGATATTAAAAGAGCCAATGACCTTCTGGTACCGTGGACCACAGATAGGGGGACCTGATCCCCAAAGAGCTTTTATCTCCCTACCTCAAACGTGTGATGAAAGGCTCCATAGTCTACATCGAAGAAGCCCTCTGCCAGCGACATCATTGGGCTAAAGCGGTGCCCCCACAACACCTCCTCTGCCAGGTAGGAACTTCTCGCCTGGCACGTCATCCCTGCGCACAAATGGCAACAtgacaaatggaaaaaacaagaaaatcgCTCGAGTCCTGCAGGTACGAGCAACCCTGCAGTGGAACCTTCTGCAGTGTCTTCATAAGGGACcagtgtttggagaaggttctTCTTGTTGCTGTGAATTGTGCACATTGGTTTTCTCTCTGCGGCCAGGCACCGGTTACTGGGCACGTACGTTAGCTTTTGTGCCCGTCGCTCTATTTGTCTTAGATGACACGTTTCTTGTGAGGGTACTGAAGAACCCAAGTACACCGAGGTAAGTTGTGATATGTGCTTTTTGATTTTGCAGCGTTCCTCACCTGTTGCCTCCACCATTCCTTCTAGTATGACCACAATCTCAAAgtcctccttctccagctgagCTTGAGACATGTCCCAGAAAGGCGAGTGAGTGTCGATCTCATGGGAGATGACCAGTGGCGACACCAGGAAGAGCCGGTCATCACCTGTCTCAAAGCCCACACTGATGTCTGTTTGGTCCAGAGGAATAAATTCACCTGAAGGAGGCACAGATCAGGAGCCGTTATTTAGGATCATCACTATTGTTTGgagtgtgttgtgagtgtggcGAAGGCCTAGAAATACTGCGACAGGCCTCACAACAACCCTCACCCTCCTGAGTCTGTTTGGACTTGATGAGCTTGGCCCTCATGTTGGCTCCTACAATGTGGGAGCTCCGCAGGTCTCCCACCCGGAACATCAGACACAGCTTGTCATCTCTCAGGGAGATAACGGCATGTTTGGAGAACACCAGGGTCTCTGCCCGCTTGTTGGGCTGGGAGATCTTCACAAACATGCATCCAACCTGGACAGAGACaccagatgatggaggagatgttTACCAGAACtgcacagacagaagagagacacAAGGGTCCCAGGCTAATGAACTGAAGACCCATGCTGAGCGTTCCATGGTGGACCCCCTATTGAGCTGTACCCATAAGTTCACTGAGCACAGGTGGGGTCCAAGAGGCCATGCAAGCTTTTACTGGTCCTGGTGTCATAATCCCTTTTTCTGTAGTCACTAAATGCTGCGGTGCTAAAGTCTAAAATACAATATTACAGGTTTCAGAAGCTGCAGGTCAGGAAATGATTTCTTCATCTATTTGAGGTCATCTTCAGTGGTGTGTGGTCCTGGTGCTCACCATGAAGGCGTTGACCATTGAACCCAGAatggcctgcagcagcagcagcatggttCCGACTGGACACTGGTCGGTGATGACGCGGTGGCCGTAGCCAATGGTGGTTTCTGTCTcgatggagaagaggaaggcCGAGATGAAGCTATTGACATTATTGACACACGGCGTCCAGTTGTCATCCCCCAGATGGTCCAGGTCCCCCCTTTAGGAAGAAAGGGAGCATTTAAGAACTGGAGGGCGGGTGACGCAGTGGGTGAGAAGAGTGACAGGAGAGTGGTGCTCACATTCCCAGTGCCTGTCTCATCATATCTAACAATGCCATCATGATAATGCAGCATCTTCATTAGGACTGTGGGTTTGAGTCCACTACAGGCTGAAGACTCAGCAGGCTGGCTAATTCACAGCACAGGCAGACGGCTAATTAATGAAAGTGCCGTCAAGTCACTTATCTAATCTAGAATTCTGGACCAGTGTTGGAGACCAGTGTTGGAGATCTCTGGCACTGTTCTGCACTTCAGACCTTTAGGAGACGAGatgagctgctgagctgcagctcctcctgctgaagCGTGATGTCAGGTTTAGCTCTTCTTGGCCACCTTTTTAAGCTTCCATTGCACAAATGTCTTCCAATGTTCTTCCCTTACAAGCAGCAATGCCGTCAATCTCTTACACGAAAACATCacatttcatcattttttcTTCCTGATGTTCTTTTTGCTTTGCTgattgtttttatgtgtttgacTGTTCGCCAGGTAAGATTTGGGCTCCAACATTGTATCAAAGAGTGCTTTGGCTTTTTATTCTCCAAAGTTTAGTGAAGAATGAGCTGAAGAAGTTCCCTCCTCTAAAGCAGTCGTACCTGCAGTAGGCTATGAGGTACCAGATGGCCCCAAAAAAGAGCCATGTGACAGCATAGGCCATGACGAAGACGAAGAGTGAGCAGCGCCAGTTGAGGTCCACCAGGGTGGTGAAGATGTCCGTCAGGTAGCGGTAGGTCTCCTGCATGTTCCCATGCTGGACATTACAGCGACCGTTCTTCTCCACGTAGCGCTGCCTCTTACGTCGAGCCCGGGCTGGGACGGGACGGCGGGCGTCGACATGTCAAACAGGGGGCGGAGAAAGACGAGTGTGAGTTCAGgagatgaaatgatgaatgaaacCAGTCGCATGGGAAATACAGCTGCCACCACCATTAGCATACGTGCGAGGGACAGAAGAGCACAGctcaaaatagaaaagaaaatcagcatCAATCAGCAGAAACGAGTGTTCTTGTCCTTCCTGTGTCATCAGAGACACCGTAGTGGTTCTTAGGATTGTGTAGCGGAGGCTCACGCAGTGTAATTGACTAACATTAATCACGTTCTTGGGTTCATGACAGACTGTGATGATGAGCTCGTCCTGGACCGAAGGACGGAAACACATAAGGCTAGATGATCGTGTCTCTGGTCGTTGTCCTGGTGATTTAGTCTCTTTTGTAGTGGTGTCGACCTTTAACTGAAAGCCTGCCACTAGATGGTCCTGACATGATAGGTTGTAACAATCTATTCTGTATGTTGAGATCTTGAAGCACGTCCAAGGAGCCCTGCCCCTCCCCTCAAACAGGTCTGCTCGCCTTTTGAGGAGGGCCTGATCCAGGAGACACGTCTCACAGCGTCTGGCCTCATCAGCCTCGAGCCTCTAGGAAATCACCACTCACCCCATCCAAATCGCCCCCTCTCCTTTTCTGGGCCCTGCGTTTTCTTCCGGGGCTGATTGGCGTTGGCCTCCCGCTCTGCCAGCTTGGCCTGGAACGACCTGTTGACCTTGGCAGCGGGGGGCGCGGTCTCCGTGGTGACGACGTGGCCCAGCTCCTCCGACACATTACAGACCCCGGTAGAGACTTGAACTTCCTTGCCATCCCCCTGATCTTCCACAGGCAGCGAGAGGGAGTCGGGCCGAGAGGGAAAGAGTGAGTTTTCCATCGCCATGGTTGTGGCAGGTGCCCGGTGGACGTGAATCTTGCCTAAGGTCCACTGGCTACTGATTGGACCATTTGTTTGCTCGATGGAAGCCTGGAACACGAGACGAAGACAACAGTGCGTCAGAGCAGTTCAGCAGCAAATGGAGAAGCGAGGAGCCCACCCTGAGTCCTGCTGGGTCACCCTGAGGAACACCGTTTTATACTCAGAGGAACCCAAAAGTCAGCCGATACATCATCAACACTGATCACGACCTGGAAACAGGGGAGCCACTGAAGAGCCGAGTTCCGGTGCACCATTAGTGCAGCTGTGTATCTTCCATGAGTGATTTTCTCTGAAGTCTGGTTGgttccccacccccacccccaggtcCTCGGTATTCTTAGCACTGTTTGATATGTCGTCTATATGTGTTCTCTGAAactgtgttaaaaatgtatccaggttttaaaagagagagagagctgcaggaaaaTGGAGTCGAGCTGCGTGCAGCATGTGTGCATCCATCTGGGCGCGTGTGATGGAGGCAGAGGACCGATGGTGTCCAATGACGCACTACGCTTGATGGATGCATCACAAACAGTCCGTTATTCGGGCAACAGGCTGCTTACCTGCCGGATGAGCGCACTCTTACCTGCTCACGGCAGCAGCATGCGGAGggttcagaaacagaaaaatccaAGTGTGGTCCAAGAACGAACCGCGGTCGGTAGCCTTAGATCACGGACTCCCATTTGTGCTGGTTCCCAGCGCCGCAGCATCCGTGCGCTCGTTGTTCCCCCCTCTGCAGTGAAAAGAGAGCGTTGCCATCGGAGTCCAGAGGACTGATCACGTCCAACACACAGCACGGCATAGGTACCACAGATATGGACGCACGAAATGGTGGCCACGGCCGCCTCAGCGGAGCATCTCCTGGAGTCGGTCAGGTGTGGAGCACTGAGCGGGGGGGCGATGCCATCAGCCCAGCCCCCTGCACACCCTGCCTGCTTCTCTTtccgccccctcctctcagCCTTTAGTCACTGTTCAGGATCAATGTGGTTTGTGACGCAAACACTGCCTTTGCTCCTCATTCTAATATGACAATACAGGTAGCGCACCAAACATGCGTCAGTTTTTATGTTTTGGTTTTCATAGTGTTTATGTTCTTCAGTTAAAAGAAGGAATCTACGCACACTCCTGGAAACTATGCTCGGTGACGCCGTATCGCATCATCGGTCGCGTCAACGACGTGGAGAACGAGCCCGGGCGATGGCTGCTGTTCACCCGCCGGCCTCTAGGCGGCGCTCGAGGCGGCGCTGTGGAGCCCTTTTCCAACATGTCGGTGTACGGACCTGTCGTGAAAATTCACCCAGTTGTTCTTTCTTCTATCTGCGACTCTTACGAGCGCAGAAATGAGGGAGCCAGTCGTGTGATCGGGACTCTGCTTGGTGAGTAGAAACCGGGGCCCTTTATTTGTGGGCTCCGCTCCGCGTTCCGGTAGAATAGGTGATGCTGTGGAGCTAATGCTAGCTTAGCTGCTAACGCACGTTTGTGTCAGCGATAGCAGCTAGTGAACAGATAGCATGGTTTAAAACGTTGCCTTGGCTTTTAATACATATATCTTATAGCAACCAATGTATCGTTTTATGTTTTTGATGAATGTATTTCGTGAGCGTGCTAACAAACCAAGTTACTGGCTCAGTCGGTCGCACAGCTTCatgctgtttttctctcagGTACCATCGACAAGCACTCGATCGAGGTCACCAACTGCTTTTCTGTTCCCCACAACGAGTCCGAAGATGAGGTTTGTATTCTAGAGGATTTAATACGTAGTATGAAGATCAGACCAGTGGGAGAGAGGACATAAACAGAGCAGACCTTTAATCACCGAGCCCTGGTGCAGCATTAGCATGGAGCTTAATTAAAATACCCAGAATGAGTGATATTTTTAAGGACTTTTCCCCAACAGGTTGCTGTGGACATGGAGTTTGCCAAAAACATGTACGAGCTCCACAAGAGGGTGTCGCCCACAGAGATCATTGTTGGATGGTCAGTCATTTGGTTATGTTTCAGATGTCTTCAGGGAATTTCATGGAAGCCAAAACATACAGTCAAAGTTATCCTCGCAGGTACGCAACAGGATTTGATATCACGGAGCATTCCGTGCTCATCCATGAGTACTACAGCCGGGAAGCCTCTAACCCCATTCACCTGACCATTGATACGTCACTACAGAGCGGCAAGATGAACATCCGCGCCTACGTCAGGTCAAGTGATGCtccccactgtgtgtgtgtgtgtgtgtgtgtgtgtgagtgagtgagtgtgtgtgtgtgtgagtgtgtgtgttgcaggcagcatgtggaactgcttttgtttctctcctgtGTAGTGCTCAGATGGGTGTGCCAGGCAAGACGGTGGGTGTTATGTTCACCCCACTGAGTGTCAAATACATTTACTTTGACACGGAGAGGATAGGCGGTAAGCTTTCGGGACAGAACAATAACCTTTTTGAACGTGCAGTAGATTTTCTGCAGTATGCTGTCATTTGTTTTGCAGTGGACCTGCTCCAGAGGACCCGTGTCGTGCCCAGTCGCAGCAAggggctgacctctgacctgtcccAGGTGGCTGGTTCTGCAGCCAGGATACAGGACATGTTGTCAACTGTACTTGAGTACATTGAGGATGTGCTGGTGAGCATTACATTGGTCACGTCTCCATTTTAATCGTTTCCCAGACGCTTTTGTCCAGAGCAGCTCacagtgagagacacaatcaGGCCAGTGTGAGAAAACTGTGAATCAAACACTCGTTTCCAGTCCTGAAGCACCTAAAGGTGCTGCTAGCAAGGACCAGAGCAGAGCCGTGGAGGGCCAAATAACCAGGAGAGGGACGGAGAAAGGACACGTGCTGTTAGCAGAGCAGTGAGGAACAACTCAACTATTGGGACTAGTTGTTTAGAAGTTTAGTCAGAACGACCTGAAAGTGCCCAGCTCAACCTTTGTTCCAACATAGTCCACTTTCTGTGTTGCCTGGCAACGTAGCGGCTGCACTTGGGAAGGTCCGCACGGGTGGCGGCTAATGTGGCTTTGCTGTGTCTCAGGCTGGGAAAGTGGCAGCAGACAACAGCGTGGGCCGCTTCCTGACGGACCTGGTCAACAAAGTTCCCACCATCTCCCCTGAAGACTTTGAGAACATGCTTAATTCCAACATCAATGTAAGTTCCCTGGAGCTCGTGTTCGGGCTTCCTGGCTGCAGCAACGCAGCAGAATTCCGCTGAAATGTTATTTTCTCTCCGTTCTTCCTTCATCACGTCTACCTTTAGCAGAACTCTGTGGTGGATCAACAGTCTGATTTTGTGTGCTTGTTGCAGGACCTGCTGATGGTGACCTACCTGGCTAACCTGACCCAGGCACAGATCTCTCTGAACGAGAAGCTGGTCCTGCTCTGAGGGCTTTCTTCAGtcattcatatttaatgtttGTATTCTTGTTTGGCTGAGATGAATAAAGACGTTTAAGAGTCCAGCGGGCTTCGTGTTTGGCTCccggctgttgctgctgtagaaCTGACCGTATGGAAGATCTATCAGgagctgctgtcacatgactgcacGCTCAACACGGCCACACGCTTCCTGTTCCTAGGGCGCGTTTCAAACGGCTCTTTCATGTCATCCAGGTTTCACCGGCGTGACCTTCCACAGATGTTCAGCTTTATAAGGCTGTTCTAGTTTATGGTGGGAGCTGGACATCACGAGTTAAGGCACTAACTACTGTTGCGTAAAACGGGAATTTTATTCACTTTCAGGAGAATTCTACATTCAGATCAGAGGCAGGATTGAAAGTTCAGCCCTCGTGAGGGTCCATCCTCACCCTGAGTTCCATGTGCCGTGCAGAAACGTGCACAGGTGTGAGCGCGGGGGCTCTCAGTGCTGACTGCCCCCCTCGGACCCTCCGTCACCGTCCTGGCCGGCTCTGCTCGCCGGCTTCAGGAGGCTCTCCACCGCGGCGTAGGCGTGCACGGCGCGCTCGTACACGGACTCTCCGGTGGATTTGGCGACGGCAGCGGCTTTGTCCGGGTAATAGAGGGAGGCGCTCAGGGTCATCAGGCCGGCTGGGTACACCAGCTTCTTCATCCTAGAGCCCCGGGCCAGGAGGAGCCCCACGAGTCCAGTGAAGCCAATTATTCCAGCACGGGGATAGAGGTCCTGCGGGGGGTTCTTCAGGTATACGTAGGCCTCATTTCCAAACCGAGAGGCACTCTGGAGTCTGGGCTCGATTTTCTTAAAGGTGACCCGACACCACTCGGTGTATGGCTCCACTGACCTCCGGAGGGTGGCGAcactctcctccagctgacccGCTTCAGGCTCCACGTCCCGGGGCTTCTGCTGAACGGGAGCGGGGTACAGAGACAGCTGGTCCAGGGCCAACGGGGCGCCGTGCTCCCCGCCTCCGGCTGCAGCAAACACAGTGATCGGCGACACACACCCGGACCCCCGCATGGCTCCACTGTCACCTTCAGCATGAGCGCCGGAGCCCGTGACGTCACTACGGCGTCTAACGAGGGACACACCATTGGTCGCAGCGACTTTGACGGACGCGCGCATCAAGTTTTTCAACCCTTTGACGACCGTCTGAGAGGGATGTTTGCTAGTACGTGCTCATGAAACACTTTACTGTTGCTAATTACAAAATACATATATCAATATATGTAATCAGGCAGATTCGGGGACGGCTGTGTGAAAGTCCTGTTGATTTAGCCATGATGCTTaaagatcaaaggatcaaaATACACATGAGCTTTGATTTTGAGGAACATAAAATGTTATGACTGTGCCACGTTTGAATTACATTGCTCAACCCCGTCACAGCTAAAGAAAGACCAACTACACCTGTTTCACCTTGTCAGTCAATACAGGTGCCACATTTAGCAGCTTAAAGACACTTGAAGACACTTGAAGACACTTGTCTCCTTACTGACACCCCATCCTCAATCCTGCTAATCTCATGCATCAGTGCATTCCAGGCTCGACCCAGCAGCTGGTTTGTCTGTGACGTCACTGGTTCCCACGACAACAGGCAAACGGAAGCTTTGCgcctgtgttttgtgttgtcCCTGAGCTACACATCCATTTTCCTAGCGTTGAGGGAACATAGGGGGCATTGTGATGGACAGTCTGGGACTGCTCTCTGGCCAGAGCCTGCAGGCTCTGTCTAACCTGCTGTCCCCACAGGAGGAGCACAGGAGAGACGAGTGTCAGGTAAGGGTGGAAAGCTGCTGGGGCTCACTGACACTTGTGTCCAGTACATCACCCTTTAGCTGAATTAGCTCTAGAGGCTAACAGTGACTTTGGTTCTCAGCAGAATGTGCCAGCCAACTTGGGCCCTGGACACATTGGCCCCCAGGCTGCACAGACTAAAGACGGTAGTTTCTTGTTCCTCCATGTGATTTTTTTAGTGTGATATATAGATTGTTAAGTTTGGAGGAGCCATATGGTGTGTTCCAAATCTCTTTCAGTGTCCAGTGCCTGTTTACACAAGGACAGCAAAGATATTtggagtgaggaggaggtggctgagGGCCCCCAGTATGAAGAGCACCATGATTCCCGAGCACAGCCCGAGTgagtccatctgtctgtccccgGTTTCGCTGCGTTGTCTCTGTCACTTATATCTCAGTGTTCAGGTATGAAATAGTCCTGAAGCAGACTTTGGGGACTGAAGACCTGTTCCTGGGTCTGTCTGGAAAAGACCCGTCCTCCATGAGCTGTGAAGCCCTGCTGGTGAGTTCTGGCACATGTTGTTTGAGAACAATGATAGATCAAATGTAACAATGTCCAAAGACGCGATGACGGACACGAGCCCGGACCAGACCGGACCGGGCCGGACCGGGCCGGACCATGAGCAAGACTTGATTGGATTCCATCCAGGCAGAAGCACCTTGGTGATGGCGCTTCATTTGCAAATGAGCAGAGcacatttcaaataaataaaagcagaaaatgcagGGAATCGAACCAAACGGTGAACTCTGGAGGTCACAGGTAAAAGGTGTAAAAGGAGGAGTCAGCAGGTGTGTGAAACACCTGTGGGCAGGTGTGTGAAACACCTGTGGGCCAGTCACACGTATCTGATCCAGCATTAAAGTGCCTTTATTTTCGTGCACAGGTGAAAATCAAACTGCCAGACACCAAAGCTGCAGAGGTGTTTCTGGAGGTGAAAGACAAGTTCCTTGATCTGCGGACAGCTAAATAGTAAGTTTTACCAGCTGAATTCAGCCCTGCGGGCGACCGTGGTCCTCCTCACCACCCCGGTGCCGTGGTCCTCCTCACCACCCGGTGCCGTGGTCCTCCTCACCACCCCGGTGCCGTGGTCCTCCTCACCACCCCGGTGCTGTCTCCAGTAGGCTGGGCCTCCACCTGCCTCAGCCCGTCCACGGAGACAGAGGAACCGCTCGCTTCTGCGGGGAGgcgcaggagctgcaggtgactCTGCCCATGCAGCGTCCGCTGGGGTTCCTCTGCAGGCAGTGAGGGAATCCAGGCTCCACCCACGCACCTTCCCAGTGTTGTGTTACACACAGGTGCACGTTAGTGAGTCGTGTGCACGGCTGATGCACAAACACCTGTGGAAGATGGAAACGGGAGTGAGGACACCTCAACATGCTGgcaaaacaggagaaaatatCTGAAATCAAGTGTGAGGAATGGCATTTATTTCAGATGTGCGCACGCATACACatacaggtacagatacaggtacaggtacaggtacaggtacacgtacagatacaggtacacgtacacgtacacgtacacgtacacgtacaggtacagatacaggtacagatacaggtacagatacaggtacacgtacagatacaggtacacgtacacgtacacgtacacgtacaggtacaggtacagatacagatacaggtacaCGTACAGATACAcgtacagatacaggtacagatacaggtacagatacagatacaggtacagatacaggtacaggtacagatacaggtacaggtacaggtacaggtacaggtacagatacaggtacagatacaggtacaggtactgatacaggtacagatacaggtacagatacagatacagatacagatacagatacaggtacagatacaggtacaggtactgatacaggtacagatacaggtactgatacaggtacaggtacagatacagatacagatacagatacaggtacagatacaggtacagatacaggtacacgtacacgtacacgtacacgtacacgtacacgtacacgtacacgtacacatacaggtacagatacaggtacaggtacaggtacaggtacacgtacagatacaggtacacgtacacgtacacgtacaggtacaggtacagatacagatacaggtacacgtacagatacaggtacagatacaggtacagatacagatacaggtacagatacaggtacagatacagatacagatacaggtacagatacaggtactgatacaggtacaggtacagatacagatacagatacagatacagatacaggtacagatacaggtacagatacagatacaggtacagatacaggtacagatacaggtactgatacaggtacaggtacagatacagatacagatacagatacagatacagatacaggtacagatacaggtacagatacaggtacacgtacagatacagatacacgTACAGACACAGGTACACgtacaggtacagatacaggtacaggtacagtacaggtacaggtacaggtacaggtacacatacaggtacaggtacaggtacaggtacaggtacaggtacacatacaggtacaggtacaggtacaggtacagatacaggtacaggtacaggtacaggtacagatacaggtacaggtacaggtacaggtacaggtacacatacaggtacaggtacaggtacaggtacaggtacagatacagatacaggtacaggtacaggtacacaTACAGGCATCGTTTCCAGGCTGGACACATTCAGACGGGGGAATATTCTAAATACACATTAAAGCCAAGTGTGCAAATTCTATTAAACATATAGGGAAAGGTGAAGTGCAAGCAAATGGTTTTATTATACATGTGAGGACAGATGTTGCTTTCTAGCATCACTTATGAAGCCAAAGAAGAGTGTGAACATTATTTGAACCCATTAATCTGTGGAGCCCTGAGACAGGTTTAaaacctgctgcacctgctgtgAAAGGTGCATCAGGAAGCCTCAGAAGATCAacggagcaggaagtggaagacGATGTCTTCATTTGAAGAAGAAGCCAGTTGGATTTTTGATATTAATTAATACCTCAATGTGAAACttaaaatgaatgaatctgTAGAAATGAAGACCAAGAAATGTAGTTGAATTTAGTCTGTCGATGCTTTAATATTcatctatatatataaaatcgTTAATAAAGACCCCAGGACAGAACCCTGGGAACCTCGATCATTTCACGTCGGGATTTATGGCCATTTAAATCCACAtactgtcctctgtcctgtaaGTACATTTTGAACCAGCGCCATGCTGCGAACACCACAGTGGTGTCCTTTCAACAGGTTCGATCACCAGACAGCGATGCACTTTTTGGAGCCAGCCTGAGAGAAGATACGTTTGGCTTCTTTATCCAGGAATTCCAAAAGATTTTATTCTAAATTCTCTAGaccaaaaacaatgaaatgaagGCAAATGCAAAATGAGAACATGGAATTGAATTTGGATCAGTGTTAAGTACTTAAAGGAAAGGTATTTAATGAAAAAGAGTACTACTGTTTTCATTAAATACCTTTCCTTTAAGCGTTTAACATTGATCCAAATTCAATTCCATGTTTTCGTCGCCAAACGTCTCTGTTTTCATCCTTTTCCTGCATAACCCAGAAAACAGTCCACATTTTCAAGTTCTTTCTCGCCTCTGCTTCAACTCAACTGGTCCTTGGTATAAAATATTTCCTAATCCAGGAAAGGAGGAAGACACTGGAAGAAAGTGCACAAACGCTTCCGCGCATCGCTACCGCAGAGGCGGCagaggcggcagcggcggcagaggcggcagcggcggcggcggcggcgacggcggcggcggcggcggcagaggcggcggcggcggcggcggcggcggcggcggcgggggcggaggcggcagcggcggcggaggcGGAGGCGGCGGGGGCGGAGGCGGAGGCGGCGGGGGCGGA from Takifugu flavidus isolate HTHZ2018 chromosome 15, ASM371156v2, whole genome shotgun sequence includes:
- the LOC130538669 gene encoding MICOS complex subunit MIC26-like, whose product is MRASVKVAATNGVSLVRRRSDVTGSGAHAEGDSGAMRGSGCVSPITVFAAAGGGEHGAPLALDQLSLYPAPVQQKPRDVEPEAGQLEESVATLRRSVEPYTEWCRVTFKKIEPRLQSASRFGNEAYVYLKNPPQDLYPRAGIIGFTGLVGLLLARGSRMKKLVYPAGLMTLSASLYYPDKAAAVAKSTGESVYERAVHAYAAVESLLKPASRAGQDGDGGSEGGSQH
- the kcnj9 gene encoding G protein-activated inward rectifier potassium channel 3, which encodes MAMENSLFPSRPDSLSLPVEDQGDGKEVQVSTGVCNVSEELGHVVTTETAPPAAKVNRSFQAKLAEREANANQPRKKTQGPEKERGRFGWARARRKRQRYVEKNGRCNVQHGNMQETYRYLTDIFTTLVDLNWRCSLFVFVMAYAVTWLFFGAIWYLIAYCRGDLDHLGDDNWTPCVNNVNSFISAFLFSIETETTIGYGHRVITDQCPVGTMLLLLQAILGSMVNAFMVGCMFVKISQPNKRAETLVFSKHAVISLRDDKLCLMFRVGDLRSSHIVGANMRAKLIKSKQTQEGEFIPLDQTDISVGFETGDDRLFLVSPLVISHEIDTHSPFWDMSQAQLEKEDFEIVVILEGMVEATGMTCQARSSYLAEEVLWGHRFSPMMSLAEGFFDVDYGAFHHTFEVDTPSCSARELSLAAARLDAHLYWSISSRLDEEPTLIGQAATQPESSSAGSKGGDLPPFLVGEMTDIQEQTGLGELNGSVTTDQSESEA
- the dnaaf6 gene encoding protein PIH1D3 isoform X2: MDSLGLLSGQSLQALSNLLSPQEEHRRDECQNVPANLGPGHIGPQAAQTKDVSSACLHKDSKDIWSEEEVAEGPQYEEHHDSRAQPEYEIVLKQTLGTEDLFLGLSGKDPSSMSCEALLVKIKLPDTKAAEVFLEVKDKFLDLRTAKYRLGLHLPQPVHGDRGTARFCGEAQELQVTLPMQRPLGFLCRQ
- the dnaaf6 gene encoding protein PIH1D3 isoform X1; translation: MDSLGLLSGQSLQALSNLLSPQEEHRRDECQQNVPANLGPGHIGPQAAQTKDVSSACLHKDSKDIWSEEEVAEGPQYEEHHDSRAQPEYEIVLKQTLGTEDLFLGLSGKDPSSMSCEALLVKIKLPDTKAAEVFLEVKDKFLDLRTAKYRLGLHLPQPVHGDRGTARFCGEAQELQVTLPMQRPLGFLCRQ
- the eif3f gene encoding eukaryotic translation initiation factor 3 subunit F — translated: MSVYGPVVKIHPVVLSSICDSYERRNEGASRVIGTLLGTIDKHSIEVTNCFSVPHNESEDEVAVDMEFAKNMYELHKRVSPTEIIVGWYATGFDITEHSVLIHEYYSREASNPIHLTIDTSLQSGKMNIRAYVSAQMGVPGKTVGVMFTPLSVKYIYFDTERIGVDLLQRTRVVPSRSKGLTSDLSQVAGSAARIQDMLSTVLEYIEDVLAGKVAADNSVGRFLTDLVNKVPTISPEDFENMLNSNINDLLMVTYLANLTQAQISLNEKLVLL